One window of Oreochromis niloticus isolate F11D_XX linkage group LG23, O_niloticus_UMD_NMBU, whole genome shotgun sequence genomic DNA carries:
- the plekhb2 gene encoding pleckstrin homology domain-containing family B member 2: MAMVKSGWLHRQSTILRRWKRNWFDLWADGRLVFYNDQQRRDMEDDIHMRVNCINIRNSAACQELNPPEGKTHDALFQIVCRDGRVISLCADSADDALAWTMALQDARINMVVTAPQIGFAQEVIASAPPPYSEYPPQPVYAPGPYGDYTAPPPQATQVIYSADGQPYTVAYPYQYQGGYVAPGVNHVIIRERQRDDGGDVALGMLAGAATGLALGSLFSVF; this comes from the exons ATGGCTATGGTAAAGAGTGGCTGGCTTCATCGACAAA GTACCATACTGCGTCGATGGAAAAGAAACTGGTTTGACTTATGGGCTGACGGACGACTTGTGTTCTACAACGATCAACAACGGCGCGACATGGAGGACGACATCCACATGAGGGTCAACTGCATTAACATCCGGAACTCCGCTGCATGTCAGG AGCTGAACCCACCGGAGGGAAAGACGCATGATGCCTTGTTCCAGATAGTGTGCAGAGATGGACGGGTCATCAGCCTGTGTGCAGACAGTGCAGATGATGCTCT GGCATGGACAATGGCACTTCAAGATGCCAGAATTAATATG GTGGTCACTGCTCCTCAGATCGGCTTTGCACAGGAGGTGATTGCATCTGCTCCTCCCCCCTACTCGGAATATCCTCCCCAACCG GTTTATGCCCCAGGCCCATATGGAGACTACACTGCACCGCCCCCACAGGCCACACAGGTCATATACTCTGCTGATGGGCAGCCCTACACAGTTGCTTATCCTTATCAATACCAAG GTGGGTACGTCGCTCCTGGAGTGAACCATGTCATCATTCGGGAGCGACAGCGTGACGACGGAGGAGATGTGGCTTTGGGCATGCTCGCTGGAGCGGCAACCGGTTTAGCACTTGGCTCTCTCTTCTCTGTATTCTAG